A segment of the Streptomyces sp. P9-A2 genome:
CGTGGGACTCACGCCGCACGGGAGGTTGCAGCCGTGGGGCTCACGGGCACGGGCCGGGGCGGCAGGAGCGAGTGCCGGGGAGCGACAGAGCCCGGGGCGGGACGGCAGAAGCCCGCACGCCCCCGGATCACTGCCGGGTGGATCGGGGCGCCGGAAGGAACGGGACCAGGAACGAGGTACCGGAAGGGGTGCCGGAGGAGGACGACGTGCCTGTGCCGGAGCGCACCGGTGGGCGGCGCCGCGCGCCGTGGGGTGACGGGCGGCGCGTGCGCGGTGTCACGCCGGGACGGGGGCCGCCCGAACGCGGGACTAGTGGCTGCCGAAGAGGGAGCGGCGCAGCCGGCGCAGCGGGGCGAAGAGCGAGACACGGCTCGTCCGTGCCCGTGAACCCTTGGCTCCCCGGTCGTGCCTGTCACGCGCTGTCAGTTCGCGCATCAGTGATGTCGCCTCGGCCGCCTCCCGCTGCGGGACGGGGGGTCCCGCCAGTACCGAGAGGTGGCGGTCCAGACGCGTACTGGTCGCGCTGCTTCCGCAGGTGATCGCAGGGACCCTGGCCCTGCTGCGCACCGTTATCTGATCCATGTCACTCCCCACCCGTACGAGTCCGCCCGGCCCGGGCAGGTTAACCCTATCGCCCCGCCCGGGCACTCGCGTATCTCGGTCGCAGGATTCACCTTCCCCATAAGGAGGTTGACGAACACTCGATGGTCACTCTCCGAATCCAACAGCTTTCAGGGCGAGTTGGACGACCGGCTGAGTTGTGGGCTGCGGCGATCCTCCACCCGGTTCGACGGTTACGGCGAGTGACGTCGCGGAGATGTCGAGGTCGGAGGCGACGAGGGGCGCGTCGCTCTCGAAGAGCCCGAGGGAGCGCGGTTGCGCGCCGGGGCGCATGAGCCAGAGCTGACGCACACGTCCGTTCGGCGGGTTGCCGTATCCGCCGAGGGTGACGACGGCGCTCCGCTCCGATGCGGAAGCGATCACTCCGATCGTGCCGCCCCGGGCGTCGCGGCCGCTGCTCGCGAGGGCGTCCGGAGCGGCGAGAACGTGGGCGATCTCACGTCCCCGGTCCCGTTCGGCGGTCAGTTGGTCCTGGGTCCGGTTCGCCTGGACGGCGAACAACGCGGCGACGACGAGGGCAGCGGCGGCGGTGGCCGTCGCGAAGGGCACGAACAGCGGCATCCGGCGCCGTCCGCCGGCCCGCGGTACGGGCCCGGCCCCCCATACGTGGGGCGGGAGTTGCGGTGCCCGCGCGCCCTTCTGCTCCTGGGGCCCGGGAGCGGGAACGGAGGCGGGGGCGGGGTCCTGCGGGGTGGCCCGTACGGCGGCCATGACCCGGTCGCGCAGGGCGGGGGGCGCGGGGGCGGCCGTGGACCAGGCGAGGCGGACGGCGTCCTCGGCGAGGACGCGTACCTCGGCGGCACAGCGACGGCAGGTCGTCAGATGCCGCTCGAAACGGATGCGTTCGGCGGGTTCGAGTGCGTCGAGCGCGTAGGGGGCGGCCAGCGAATGGAGGTCTCCGCGACCCCCGCGGCCCAAGAACCGGTCCAGGAAGCTCATGCGGCACCTCCCAGGCAGTGGCGCAGTCGGGTCAGGCCGTCGCGCATGCGGGTCTTGACCGTACCGAGCGGCAGGGAGAGCCGTTCGGCCACCTCTCGGTAGGTGTAGCCGTCGTAGTAGGCGAGGGTGACCGACTGCCGCTGCAGTGCGGTGAGCCGGTCCAGGCAGCGGCGCACCCACTCGCGTTCGAGGCCGGCCTCGACCTCCTCGGCGACCTGGTCGAACGCGGGCCCGCTGCCGCGCCGGGCGGCTTCGCGCTGCTCGCGCTCGCCTGCCGCGCGGGCACTGCGCACCCGGTCGACGGCCCGGCGGTGGGCGAGGGTGAGCACCCAGGACAGTGCGCTGCCCCGCTCGGGGTCGAACCGGGCGGCGGAGCGCCAGAGCTCGAGCAGCACCTCCTGGACGACCTCCTCCGACTGCGCGGGGTCGCGCACCACTCTTCGCACCAGTCCGTACACCGGCCCGGACACCAGTCCGTACAGCGCCTCGAATGCCTTCTGGTCGCCCCCTGCCACCCGCACCAGAAGCTCGTCCGCCTCCAACGCGCACCCCCCTCTCCCGGCCCCTTCGGGCCACCCGGTCACCCGAGGCATGCACAGCGAGCGCGCCTCCGGATGGGATTACGGATCAACGGACCGAAAACGCGGGTCGAACAGCGAGAAATGCTACGGGCGTTCATCCGCGGCGGACCTGTCGAAACATTTTCGCCTCCCGACCAATCCGGTCCGGGCACGGCTCCGAATCCCTGTGCGTCAGACAAGTTGGCACTGAGGACGGACGGCATGACACCTAACTCCAGGACCGGCGCGGGACGCAGGAACCTCGCGACCCTTATCTGTGGCGCGCTGGCCGCCGGTGGGCTGGCCGCCGCCGGCACGGCAGCGCTGGAACCGGGGGCGGCCGCCGCCTCCAGTCACCGGGAGGCCCCGCTGATCTCGGGCACTCCGCAGTACGACAACACCGACCTGTACGCGTTCGTCAGCCCCGACAAACCGGACACGACGACGATCATCGCGAACTGGATCCCGTTCGAGGAGCCGGCCGGCGGACCGAACTTCTTCACGTTCGCCGAGGACGCGCAGTACGACATCCACATCGACACCAACGGTGACGCGCAGGGTGAGCTGCTGTTCCGCTACACCTTCAGGACACACACGAAGAACGAGAAGACGTTCCTCTACAACACGGGCCCGGTCACCAGCCTGGACGACCCGGACCTCAACATCACGCAGACCTATGACATCGAGCTGCTGAAGCTGAAGGACCAGCATCTGGTGTCCCGTACGAAGATCGCGGACGACGTCCCGGTGGCGCCGTCGAACGTCGGCAAGGCGTCCATGCCGGACTACGACACGCTCCGCAAGCAGGCCGTGCGCGAACTGGCGGGCGGCACCACGACGTTCGCCGGGCAGGCCGACGACCCGTTCTTCCTGGACCTGCGCGTCTTCGACCTGCTGTACGGCGGGAACCTCTCCGAGGTCGGCAACGACACGCTCAAGGGGTACAACGTCAACTCGCTGGCCCTCCAGGTGCCGACGGACATGATCGTCGAGTCGGCGGACCAGCCGGTCGTCGGCATCTGGTCCACGACCCAGCGCAAGAACGCCAAGGGGCAGTTCACCCAGGTGTCGCGGCTGGGCAATCCGCTGGTGAACGAGGTCGTCAACCCGCTGAAGGACAAGGACACGTTCAACGCGTCCGCGCCGTGGGACGACGCGCAGTTCCTGAAGAACGTCACGAACCCGGAACTGCCGAAGCTCATCGAGGCGATCTACAAGATCGAGGCGCCCGCCGAACCGCGGAACGACCTCGTCGACGTCTTCCTCAAGGGCGTCGAAGGGCTCAACCAGCCGCCGCACGTGACGCCGTCGGAGATGCTGCGCCTCAACACGTCGATC
Coding sequences within it:
- a CDS encoding DUF4331 domain-containing protein, with product MTPNSRTGAGRRNLATLICGALAAGGLAAAGTAALEPGAAAASSHREAPLISGTPQYDNTDLYAFVSPDKPDTTTIIANWIPFEEPAGGPNFFTFAEDAQYDIHIDTNGDAQGELLFRYTFRTHTKNEKTFLYNTGPVTSLDDPDLNITQTYDIELLKLKDQHLVSRTKIADDVPVAPSNVGKASMPDYDTLRKQAVRELAGGTTTFAGQADDPFFLDLRVFDLLYGGNLSEVGNDTLKGYNVNSLALQVPTDMIVESADQPVVGIWSTTQRKNAKGQFTQVSRLGNPLVNEVVNPLKDKDTFNASAPWDDAQFLKNVTNPELPKLIEAIYKIEAPAEPRNDLVDVFLKGVEGLNQPPHVTPSEMLRLNTSIEPAAEPKRLGVLDGDNAGFPNGRRLTDDVIDAALQVVEGELVGAANDLGDAVDANDKEFGASFPYLANPTEGSRGPLAKGVDSGNDVRNQLGDALRPAGAEGSGDTTLIAASAGAGAFGILLIGGALMWWRRMRGRAY
- a CDS encoding anti-sigma factor; the protein is MSFLDRFLGRGGRGDLHSLAAPYALDALEPAERIRFERHLTTCRRCAAEVRVLAEDAVRLAWSTAAPAPPALRDRVMAAVRATPQDPAPASVPAPGPQEQKGARAPQLPPHVWGAGPVPRAGGRRRMPLFVPFATATAAAALVVAALFAVQANRTQDQLTAERDRGREIAHVLAAPDALASSGRDARGGTIGVIASASERSAVVTLGGYGNPPNGRVRQLWLMRPGAQPRSLGLFESDAPLVASDLDISATSLAVTVEPGGGSPQPTTQPVVQLALKAVGFGE
- a CDS encoding sigma-70 family RNA polymerase sigma factor; this encodes MEADELLVRVAGGDQKAFEALYGLVSGPVYGLVRRVVRDPAQSEEVVQEVLLELWRSAARFDPERGSALSWVLTLAHRRAVDRVRSARAAGEREQREAARRGSGPAFDQVAEEVEAGLEREWVRRCLDRLTALQRQSVTLAYYDGYTYREVAERLSLPLGTVKTRMRDGLTRLRHCLGGAA